TGCAAGGCCACAGGCCGCGAAAAACCGGAGGCGTATTCGCTGGAATACGTTGAGGATTTTTCGGGGCCGAGAACGACGCAGATGTCGGTGCATCGTTCGCCGCAGTAGAAAGGTCAATGTCGGACAGGTTCCTAGCCTGTTTTCTCGGTTCCACCGCAGCGCCGCCGGCTATCCCCCAGCTCACGACACCTGCCGGGCGACGAGCCTGTCCGTTCGGAGCGGGACGAAGCTTCCATTGATTAACGTCTTGCTTCCGGCGGCGGCCAATCCATTTCCGCCTGCCTGCCGCAATAGAAACAGGACACCCGATAGCGGGCCTTCCGTCTCGGATTGGGCATCGAAGTGAACACCACGGGCGTGTCATCGAAAGGACACACCGGCTGCTGATGCAGGAGGTGCTCATCCGCCATCAACAGCAGCGCCGCATCGTCCCACGGAGGAAGATGCTGTTCCCGACCGGTGATCCGCTCATGCCAGCCGCAACGGCGGCAACGGGCCTCGAACGTCTTCACACGGTCATGAAGGCGGGACAGATCCGTCACCTCGACCGGACCATCACACCCGGTCCGGCCGCAGGGGATCGGCTCATGCTGGAGCGCCTTCACGAATCGCTGATGTTCGGTCTGGTCGTCGGACGACATAAAACGGTTTATGGTCCCGGCGCAGATGTGCCGAGGGCGGACGCGCTTCATTCAGAGCTTTTTGACCGGGAATGTCAAACACTCGGCGTCCTCCGCCGCTTGACAGGCCCGGCGCCTGCAGCTATTCTGCCGTGGTTTTCGCGGGAGCTTAACACGGATTGTCTGTGAAAGGAGCAGCGCGTATGAACATTCGGCGGGATCGTCTGGCGCAGTCGGCCGAAACGGTCGTCTTGACCCTTGCACTCTGGGCGATGACTTCCTCGTTCGCTTTGGCTGCGGACTTCAAGATGGGGGTGGTGGACCCGCAGGCGGTGTTGGAAAAATCCAAAGCCGGCAAGCGCGCGCTGGACGGGCTGCGGGAATACGTCTCCACCCGTCAAAAGCTGCTCGCCAGCGATGAGGAGGAACTGCGAAACCTTGAGAAACAGCTCAAGGACCAGGAAGCCACCTTGAGCGAAGCGGCGAAGAAGGAAAAGCAGGAAAAGTTCCGCGTCAAGGTGCAGGATTACCAGAAACGCGCGCAGCAGTTCAATCAGGAACTACAGGTGAAGCAGAAAGAGCTGATCGATGAGTATATGAAGAAGATCAGCGCGGCGACCCAGACGGTGGCGGAGAAAGGGGGATACTCCATCGTCGTCGACAAGGGCAGCGAGCAGACGGTCAAAATCGTCATCTACAACAAGGACACCATCGATCTTACCGATCAGGTCATCAAGGAATTCGACCGTCAGAACAAGTAACCTTCCACGCGCCTATCCGAACAGATCACGCCTGACCGCATCCGCCAGGCGGTCGAACTGCGCACGGTCGTCCACGGTCGATCGGACCACCAGTTCCATGTGATCCGGCCCTCCGATCCCCAACCCGAGTTCGACCCCCCGCTTGACCTGGCGTTGGTCCCAGATCCGTTTTCCCTGCAACTTCGGCCACGCCCCGAACGAGCGGATCAGCGCGATGGCGACCGCATCCAACGCCAGACGATCCCCGCTCAGCAACAACAGATTCGCCGGCGCAGGTGTGCCGCTGGTCGGCCCGCCTGCAACCATGACCGTCCTGCCGTCGGCGATGTTGAGATGCGGATGCACGCCCAGATTCAGTTCGGCGATTCGTTCGTGCCAATCGCCCGACAGGAACGCCAAAGAAGGTCGATACCGGGGATGGGTGATCCCCACCAGGTTCTTGAGGCAACAGGAATATTCGGCGAACCGGTGGGTCTTGATGACCGGGACATTGATGAAGACATCGGCGTCATAGGCGGGCTTCGACAGATAGTATCGCGGCAGCGATTTGGCGCCGGGCGGCTCGATCCTGACCCACGGCTCTTCGTCCAGCGCAAGCACCCGCGCGCCGGCCTGTTCCGCGGCAGCCCGGATGCCGGTGCTGGTCAGATTGCCCGACGTGGGGAACCGGATGATTCCGGAGCTGTCCGCCACAATGACCTCGGCGGCGCCGCCCTGCCTGACCGCTCGGACGACCGACGCGACGACCTGCGGATCGGTCGTGGTCGGCGGAGGCCGGTCGTTCACGACGTTCGGTTTGATCAGGACCCGCTTGCTCCGCAAGGCGAGAGAATCAAGCCCGCCGATCAGTTCTAGGCCGGCCTCCAACATGGCGCCCGGATCCCGGCCGTGCACCATCGCCACCAATGCGCGGCCGTTGCGCGTGAAGGGATTGACTGGAACAGGTTTGACCGGAACCGGTTCCCCGTCCGGCTCGAAAAGAAGGCTGCTCAGGACCGATCGCGGCGCCAGGGCGAGCGCGGGCCAGACGCTCAGACCGAGGCCGAGGCGGCTGAACAGCTCGCGGCGGGTGGTCCCCATGCGTTATGCGCCGCCCCCCTGCTCCATCGGATAGCCGGCTTCGCGCCAGGCTCTGATTCCGCCGTCCATCGAGACGACGTTGGCGTATCCCATCCGGCGGAGACTGTCGGCAGCGAGAGCGGACCGGAATCCTCCGCCGCAGTACAGGATAATCTCGGCCTGTTTGTCGGGAATCACCGTCTCGATGTCGCGTTCGATGATGCCGCGGCCCAGGTGTCTGGCGCCTTTGGCGTGATCTTTGGCGAATTCATGGTCTTCCCGCACGTCGATGAAGTGGAACCTCTCGCCGCGATCGAGCTTGGCTTTCACCTCCGCAATCGTGCACTCTTTGATGCGCCGCTTGGCATCCTCGACCAGTTTCAGGAATCCGGGATTGTGCGTCATCTCGCCTCCTCAGAACAACGTCGCTTGCGCGGCTCCGGGACGCCTGAAGGTGTTCGGAACCGGCTCGTCATATTCGTCGGGAAATCCGGCCTTCCGCCGGCTGATCTCGAACAATTGCTCGATCATCCGCCAGTAGGGCCCGGTTCCCTCGTGGCGCGAGAAAAAATCGCCCTCGGTCAACTTACCTGCCCGCACCTCGCGGATCCTGCTGACGATGGTTCCGATCCGGTCCGGAAACGCCGCCGCCATGCGTTCGAGGAAGACCGGTTCCACGTTGCCGGACAAGCGAAGCATCACCGACATGGCTTCTTTGGCGCCGGCCTGTCTGGCTCGGACCAGCAACTCCGGAATGTCGTCGTCGTTGAGCCCCGGAATGATCGGCGAGATGGAGATCCCGGTGGGGATGCCCGCGTCGCTCAATGCCCTGAGCGTCTCGAGCCGCCTGCTCGTGGAGGGCGCCTGCGGTTCGACTTTCCGGGCGACCGAATCGTCGGCAAACGGAATGCTGAGGTAGACGCGCACCCACGCTTCCCGGTTCAGCCTGGCGAGCACGTCGAGATCGCGCAGCACCAGCGCGCCTTTGGTGATGATGCCGACCGGATTGCGATAGTCGGCGCAGACCTGCAGGCAGGCGCGCGTGAGCCCGTAGGTCGCCTCCAGCGGCTGGTAGCAGTCGGTGTTTCCGGAAAAGACGATCAGCTCGCCCTTCCACGACGGCTTGTCGAAGGTGCGCCGCAACAACGCCGGCGCGGCGGGCTTGACGATGATTTTCGACTCGAAGTCGGTGCCGGCGCCGAAGCCCCAGTATTCGTGCGTGGGTCGCGCGTAGCAGTAGGCGCACGCGTGAAAGCAGCCTCGATAGGGATTCAGGCTCCAGCGAAAGGGCAAGTCCGGACTGTCGTTACGGCTGAGGATCTCCCGCGTGGCGTCCTCGAACACCTGCAACCGCACCTGCGGCGGCGGTTCCAGGAACTCGCGGTGCTCGGACTCGAACGGATTGGGCGGATTGGCGACCGTGCGCATAGCGCCTATGCTCACTCTCTTCTCGTTGTCTTGTCAACGTGGACCAAGGGTCGCCCTGCTCTGAAAATAGGCGCGGGGCTAGAGGCCGGAGTGACACCCGGCACCTTTCCCCCTCGCCTCTCGCCAAAACATTATTTTCATCCTGCAGAGTAGGCCTTGCATCCTCGCTGTTCCGTGAATTGACTAACCCCGGACCCGGTGTTAGATTCCAGCACCGCTGACCAGCCGAGGTTCGGACCATGTACGACCTTCGCCATCTGAGAGAACACTTAGATCTCGTGCGAACGCAACTGGGGCCGCGTGGCGCCGATGTCGCGTGGGACGATCTGCGCAAGTTGATTGAGGAGCGCCGCACCCTGACGAGCCAAGTCGAGCAACTCCGGCACCAGCTCAGGAAAGGCTCCGAGGAGGTCGCCCGCTTGAAGCGCGGGAATCAACCGGCGGAGGACGCAATGGCGGCGATGAAAACCCTCGGCGACCGCATCAAGGAGATGGAAGACGGGCTGCGAGCCGTTGAAGAGCGGTTGTCGGACCTCGCTCTCCGCATTCCCAATATGCCCCATGAGTCCGTGCCCGCAGGGACGGACTCGACGGGAAACGTCGAAGTTCGCCGCTGGGGCTCTCCGCCCGCGATCCCAGGCACGCCGAAGGCGCATTGGGAGATCGGCGAGGCGCTCGGCATCCTGGACTTCGACCGGGCCGCCAAAATTGCCGGCGCGCGCTTCGCCGTGCTCATGGGACTGGG
This genomic stretch from Nitrospirota bacterium harbors:
- a CDS encoding OmpH family outer membrane protein, which produces MNIRRDRLAQSAETVVLTLALWAMTSSFALAADFKMGVVDPQAVLEKSKAGKRALDGLREYVSTRQKLLASDEEELRNLEKQLKDQEATLSEAAKKEKQEKFRVKVQDYQKRAQQFNQELQVKQKELIDEYMKKISAATQTVAEKGGYSIVVDKGSEQTVKIVIYNKDTIDLTDQVIKEFDRQNK
- a CDS encoding DUF362 domain-containing protein, encoding MGTTRRELFSRLGLGLSVWPALALAPRSVLSSLLFEPDGEPVPVKPVPVNPFTRNGRALVAMVHGRDPGAMLEAGLELIGGLDSLALRSKRVLIKPNVVNDRPPPTTTDPQVVASVVRAVRQGGAAEVIVADSSGIIRFPTSGNLTSTGIRAAAEQAGARVLALDEEPWVRIEPPGAKSLPRYYLSKPAYDADVFINVPVIKTHRFAEYSCCLKNLVGITHPRYRPSLAFLSGDWHERIAELNLGVHPHLNIADGRTVMVAGGPTSGTPAPANLLLLSGDRLALDAVAIALIRSFGAWPKLQGKRIWDQRQVKRGVELGLGIGGPDHMELVVRSTVDDRAQFDRLADAVRRDLFG
- a CDS encoding rhodanese-like domain-containing protein, whose protein sequence is MTHNPGFLKLVEDAKRRIKECTIAEVKAKLDRGERFHFIDVREDHEFAKDHAKGARHLGRGIIERDIETVIPDKQAEIILYCGGGFRSALAADSLRRMGYANVVSMDGGIRAWREAGYPMEQGGGA
- a CDS encoding PA0069 family radical SAM protein, whose product is MSIGAMRTVANPPNPFESEHREFLEPPPQVRLQVFEDATREILSRNDSPDLPFRWSLNPYRGCFHACAYCYARPTHEYWGFGAGTDFESKIIVKPAAPALLRRTFDKPSWKGELIVFSGNTDCYQPLEATYGLTRACLQVCADYRNPVGIITKGALVLRDLDVLARLNREAWVRVYLSIPFADDSVARKVEPQAPSTSRRLETLRALSDAGIPTGISISPIIPGLNDDDIPELLVRARQAGAKEAMSVMLRLSGNVEPVFLERMAAAFPDRIGTIVSRIREVRAGKLTEGDFFSRHEGTGPYWRMIEQLFEISRRKAGFPDEYDEPVPNTFRRPGAAQATLF